DNA from Borreliella garinii:
ATATAAAAGATTATGGAAAAAATTTAGTTTCTATGCTGAAAAAAGAAATTCCTGAACTTGTAAATCCAAGACTTAGTGTAAATGATTTTCAGCTTCAAATTGGCGTTGAGATAGATAGAGCGCTAGCTTATAATTATGGCATTGACATGAATACTATTTTAAATGAGTTAAAGGCTAACGTTAATGGTGTTGTTGCTGGGCAATATGTAGAAAATGGACTTAATTATGATATTGTTCTTAAGCTTGATAGAATGGATGTTAAAAATTTAAAAGATTTGGGAAAAATATTTATTACAAGTCCATCTGGAGTTAAAATTCCTTTTTCATCAATAGCTACCTTTGAAAAAACCAATAAAGCTGAATCTATTTACAGAGAAAATCAAGCTTTAACTATATATCTTAATGCAGGCATTTCTCCAAATGACAATTTAACTCAAGTAACTGCAAAAGTTATAGATTTTATTAATAATAAGGTGCCTCATAAAGAAGGCACAGTGCTTAAGGTTGAAGGAGAATATGATGAATTTTCAAATATTATGAATCAGTTTAAAATAATAATTACAATGGCTATTATTGTTGTTTTTGGCATTATGGCTTCTCAATTTGAATCTTTTTTAAAACCCTTTATTATTATTTTTACAATTCCTTTAACGGCAATAGGGGTTGTACTAATACATTTTCTTGCAGGAGAAAAACTTTCTATTTTTGCTGCAATTGGAATGCTTATGCTTGTTGGTGTTGTGGTAAATACGGGAATTGTTCTTATAGACTATACTGGTTTATTGATCAAGAGAGGATTTAGATTAAGAGAATCAATTATTGAATCTTGTCGTTCAAGGCTTAGGCCAATTTTAATGTCTTCTTTGACTTCAATAATAGGGCTTATTCCGATGGCATTTTCTAGTGGGAGTGGGAATGAACTTTTAAAGCCAATTGCATTCACTTTTATTGGCGGAATGACAGCTAGTACATTTCTTACTTTGTTTTTTATTCCCATGCTTTTTGAAGTTTTTTCTAATATTGTTTCAAGTTTTAAATCTAGGTTAAAAAGGGTGGTGCCTAATTTAGATGTTGAAAAATCATTCAAAATTAATAATTCAACTAAAAGTAGTTATTATAATCTATTTGAAGAAGATGGGGATTGATATGACTAAATTTCATAGGTATAGGATTGAAATAATTTCCAACTTATCTTTAGAGCTTGATATTTTAGAATGTATGGAAAAAATAGAGCAAGAGCTAGGAGAGCCTATATATTATTCTAAGATAGAAAATGTTTATGGGAAAGGCAAGAAGGGAGAAAAACATGGTAATGGTGTTTGGCCTGAAGAAAATTTTATTCTGATTATTTATACCTCCAATGAATCTATTGTTAATAGATTGAAGGATATTGTAGATGATTTGAATTGTTCTTACCCTACAGAGGGGATTAATTTTTTTATTTTGAAAAATTAACCTTTAAGATTATAATTTCACCCGCTTTTTTGGGTAGTAAATTTTTGAATAATAAAAATTATGTTTTAAGATTTGAGTGTAAAAATATAATTTTAAAAAGGGTCAAAATTTTCTGCTAAGTTCGCAAAATTCTTACTCAATAGAATATTCTATTTATTCAGGAGTATTTAATTATTTTTTTATTAAATATTTTTTTAAACTTTGTTTTAATTTTTTAGGTTTTTATTCTTATTGGCCTTTTGTATGTTTTTATAGTAGGGGTCTTTATAAATAATTTTTTATGAATTTATGGTTATTAATGATATAATAAATCATATTAATTTTGTTAAAAGGAGGATTATATGTCAATAGCAAAGGCATTCTTTGAAGTGGCTGATCAGCAAAAGGATAAAATTGCTCAAATATATAAAACTTGCAATGGATATGCTCATGTTACTTATGGCGACTTAAAAAACAATGTTTTAAAGCTTGCTTCCTTTTTAAAGTCAATCAATGTTAAGCATCAAGATAAAATATTTATTTGCTCTGAGAATAGGGCCGAGTGGGCCGTTATAGATTTTGCAATTTTATCTTTGGGTGCTGTTGATATTCCAAAAGGTTCTGATGTTACTCTTTTTGAAGCCGAAATTATTTTTAACTCTGCTCTTCCAAGTGTAGTTGTTTTAGAAAATTTAAATCTTCTTAATATGTTTGTTCAAATTAAATTTACAGTAAAACCGATATTTATTATTATTGAAAATTTGAACAAAGAAGATAGGCTAAAGTATAGTGATTTTGAAATTTATACCTATGGCGATTGTATTTCATTTGGTGACAATTTAAGAAAAGATTCAGAAATTATTGAAATTGCAAGTAAAGTTGATTCTAATGATATGGCAACAATAATATATACTTCTGGAACAACAGGCAATCCAAAGGGGGTAATGCTTAGCCATGCTAACCTTCTTTATCAGGTTTCTAGTTTCAGTTTAATGGTTGATACGCAAGTGGGACAAATATTTATGTGTATTTTGCCAATTTGGCATTCCTTTCAAAGATCTTTTTCTTACAATATTTTTCTCAAGGGCATGGTTTGTTTATTTTCTACCATTGTTCCAAGGGCAATGCTTGATGATATTAAAAATATTAATCCCCATTATATTGCAGCTGTTCCTAGGCTTTGGATTGCAATAAGGCAAAATATTTATAAAGAAGTTTCTAAAAAGTCGTTTATTTCTAGAATAATTTTTCATTTTTTTATAAAATTGGCATTTCTTAATGATATTTGCTATAGGACAGTAATGGGACTTTATCCAGACAATGGTTTTAATTTATTTTGTCCTATAAAGAAAATTTTGGGAATATTCGGGTTAATCTGCTTATTTCCTTTTAAAGCTTTGGGGAATATTTTGATTTTTAATAAAATAAATAAGATCTTAGGCAATAATTTTGTTGTTGGGATTACTGGTGGTGGGAGTATGCCTTTATCTGTTGCTAGATTTTTTAATTCAATTGGCATTGAACTTGCTAATGCTTATGGATTGACAGAAACTTCACCCGGAGTGGCTTCCAATAAGCATAAAAAATTGATCATTGGAACTTGTGGTAAAATTTTACCTGGAACTGTTGCTGAGATTAGAGATGCTGATGGCAACAAGCTTAAAAAGCCTGGAAAAGGAATTTTATTTGTAAAAGGGCCCCAAGTAATGCTTGGATATTACAAGGATAGAGAAGCAACTTGCAGGATTATTGGTCCTGATGGTTTTTTAAACACAGGCGATATTGCAAAATTATCCAAGGATAATGTTGTTCAAATTATTGGTCGAGAAAAAGATACAATTGTTTTGAACAATGGAGAGAATGTTGAGCCTGCTCCAATTGAGATTAAGCTTGAAGAATCAATATTAATAGAAAAAGCAGTTGTTGTAGGGCAGGATCAAAAATTTTTAGGCGCTCTTATTCTTCCAAATTTTGAAGAAATAAATAAATATCTAGAAAGTGTTGGGCAAAAAATTTTTGATGCTAATAATAGACGTCAAATTATTGCAAATAATATTGTTCTTAAGGCTATAAATGATGAAATAAAAAAATTAATCAATAGAACTAATGGATTTAAACCTTTTGAGCAAATATTGAAGTTTACCCTTTTAGAGAAACCATTTGAAGTTGGCAAAGAAATATCGATTAAAATGGATATTAAGCGAAGCTATATTTTAAATTTTTATAAAAATGAAATTAAAAATTTATTTACTTGATTATTTTAAATACAGTTCAAGCTCTACTATGTCTTCTAATTTTGTATTGGGAGGTATGCTTTGCTTATAAACAAATCCAGCGCCATTTATTTTGATTTTTATGGTGCTTTTATAGTATTTTAGTATGTCTATTGCTTCTCTTTTGGAAAGATTTATAAAATTTGGCAAGTATGCCTTATTTTTATAATTGGTGGCAGTTTTAGGAATCTTGATTTTTGATGGCATTTTGATTTTTTTATATGCGCTTGTGTTTTGTCGATATTCAATAAATTCTATTATTTCTTTTGCCATTGGAGCTGCTATTCTTGTTCCATATATTATTTTTTTGGGGTATCTGTATACAATATAAATAATGTATTTTGGTTGTTCTGTGGGGTATATTGCTAAGATTGAGGATGTGTAGTCTTCTTCTGAGTATTTTCCGGTTTTTCTATCAATAGCCTGAGATGTCCCGCTTTTTGCAGAAATGTCAAGATTTTTAATTTTAAGATTTGGAATTCCACCTTTATTTACAACTTCTCTCATCATTTTTAAAACTTTTTGTGCTGAACTCTTGGATATTGCTCTTTTTATTTCTTCTTTATCAAATTCTTTAATAATTTCTTCTTTATCGTTACTTATTTTTTTGATTATTCTGGGTTTTAACATTATTCCATTGTTGCCCAGTATGCTTGCAGCTTGTAATATTTGAACCGCTGATACTCCTATTTCTTGTCCAAATCCAATTGTAGCCTTGCTTCTTCCTGACCATTTTGAATAATGATTTAAGAGTCCTTTTGTTTCTCCGGGAAATGGAAATCCAACTTTTTTCCCAAATCCAAAATCTAAAAGTTTTTTGTAAAAGTATTCATTGCTAACTTTCTCAGTAATGTAAGCTATTCCTACATTTGATGAATAAATTAAAATCTCTGTAGAGTCTATGTATTTATAGGGAGGATTTAAGGTTTTGATTGTAATTTTCTCTCCTGATGGAAATTGTTTTTGATATATTCCATTGTCTAAAAATTTTTCTTCTAAATTTAATTTTCCACTTTCTAATATTATTGCAACTGTAAAAATTTTATTAATGCTTCCAGGCTCATAGGTTAACGATGAAGAAAGGTTTTTTCGTATTTCTTCAGGATATTCAGAATAAAAGTTTGCATCATATTGAGGGAATTGAACCATAGACAATATTTCTCCATTTTGGGAGTCCATTACTAAAGTAATTAAACTTTCAGGATTATTTTCTTTAAAGTATTTTTTAGCTATTTTGCTAACACCTTGTTGTATATTCATGTCTATTGTTAAGTAGATGTTGTTTGTTTCTAATTCTTCATTTAAAAATTGTTGTTTGGTTTTATCTTTTCCTAAGATACTATTTAGAGAAAATTCAATGCCCTCAAGGCCAAGATTATCTGTTCCCACAAAGCCAGTAATATTGCTTGTGACATGTCTAAAGGGATAAATTCTTGTGTAATCAGGATATAAAGTAATGTTTGAGAGCCTGCCTTCAGCTTGAATTCTTTTAATTAAATCTGACTCTTCTCTTTTTATTTTCCTTTTTATATATAAAAACCCTTTTTTAGAAGAAAGCTTTTCTTTTAAAATTCTTGAATCAATTTGGAGTATTGCGGCAAGAGTTTCAGATGTACTTACAATATTTTCTATTTTTTGAGGGTTTGTTCCAATTGAATAGGACTTTGAAGAGAATGCTATTGGTTTTCCATTTCTATCATAAATTGTTCCTCTTCTTACAATATCATTTGACTTTAAAGATATGATGTTGTCTTGGCTGTTATTTAAGACCATTAATGTAAAATATTTGTAAATAGTTAGCAAAGTTATACCCAAAGATATTATTAATACTGTCTTTATTCGATATTTATTGTTAAGTATTTTTTTGGTCATTAATTTTGGACCTCTTAAATTATTTTATAACTATATGAAATAAAAAATTATTCATTTTTTTTTGCATCTATATTATTATATGTTATTATATTCTGAAAAAGTAAATTACTATATAGCAGAGGGTATAATATAATGGATGTTAAAACTTTGAAGGGCTTTAAAGATTATTTACCAAAGGATTCTTTGATTCGAATTCATATTGTTAGGCAGATATTTAGCGTTCTTAATTCTTATAATTTTGATTTAATAGATACTCCAGTTCTTGAATATTCAGAGTTGCTTTTAAAAAAGAGTGGGGACGAATCTGAAAAGCAAATTTATAGGTTTAAAGATCATGGAGGCAGAGATGTTTCCATGCGATTTGATTTAACTGTTCCTTTTGCCAGATTTGTTGCTACAAATATTTCTGATTTAAAATTTCCTTTCAGACGTTCTCAATTTGGAAAAGTTTTTAGAGGAGAAAATTCTCAAAAAGGCAGATACAGGGAATTTATGCAATTCGATTTTGATATAGTTGGAGAGGATAGCTTTAGAGCTGATGCCGAGATTCTTTCTGTTGTTTATTATGGACTTGAAGAGATTTTTTTGAATTTTATAGAAGGCATTAATAAAAAATTTATTATCCATTATTCTCATCTTGGCATATTAAATTCTTTTTTTGAAAAGTTAGGAATCAAAGAAGAATCTATTTTTATTTTAAGAAATATTGACAAAATAGATAAAATAGGAATTGATAAGGTTAAAGAGGCTTTGCTTCTTAAGATCGAAAAAGAAGCAGTGGATTCAATCTTAAGTTTAGTGAGCTTGCAAGGTACTTTTAAAGACAAAATACAAGCCTTAAAAAGCATTTTAGGCGATAACGAGTCTGTTAAAAGAGTAGAAGATGTTTATAGGCATCTTAGTTTATTAAAAATTCAGGATTCTTTCAACCTAAATCTTAAAATATCGCGTGGGCTTGATTATTATACAGGGATTGTTTTTGAATCTGAGATTTTTGGTAGTAATATGGGCAGTGTTTGTAGTGGGGGAAGATATGATAATTTAGTTTCTTCATATTCAAGCTCTATTCAAAAGGTATCAGGAGTTGGTGGATCTTTTGGTGTTGACAGAATAAAGGATATAATTGATCTTGAAAAATTTAGTTATATTAAAATATTTGTCACTAAGGCTAGATCTAAAGTTTTAATTGTAAACCTAGATAGTACTTTGCAAAATTATTATTATGAACTTGCTACTAGGTTTAGAAATCATGATTATTCTAAGGTTAAAAATATTTCTTGTGAAGTCTATTTTAAAAATAAAAATGGTAAAAATATTAAAGAACAAATAGAATATGCTTTAAACAAAGAGATAAGATTTTTAGTTTTTGTTGGTCAAGAAGAATATAAAGAAAATAAAATTAAAGTAAGAGATTTAACAAAAAAAGAGGAGTTGTTGCTTTCTTTTGAAGAGGCAATCAATGTTATCAAATGCAATGAAAAGCTATTGTGCACTCCTTTTTAATCTTAAACGCGTTGATTGCCTTGAGAAATTTTGGCAAAGATATTAAGATTAATTTACATTTTTATCTATTTTCCTAATTGTGATTGCATTTAAGGCAAGTTTGTTCTTTTTGTATTCTATTTGTCCAAGTATTTCAACATTGTCTTTAAAATCAATATCAATATCAAAGGTTGTTTTTGTTGGAATAATTCCTGAGAGTACGTTTTTATTGTATCCTACATAAAAGTCAAACTGAATTATATTATCTTTTTTTTCGACGTTATTTACTACTCCTTCCCATTTTACATATACGTTTGCATAGATTGATGGATCTTTTTTAATATCTTGTAAGTTTAGATATTCATTAAAGCTAATAAAATCTGGCCTTGAGATAAAACTTGCAAGATTTTTGGCTTTTAGTTTTATGGATTCCGATGCATTTGAATTTAATATTTTATTTATTTCTACTCTTGCGAAATTATCTTTTCCTGTTTTTAAATAAATTTTGATTTTTTCGAAAGAATTTTTAATTTCATCGCTGGTTAATATTAATATAAATTGACCCTCTTCATTTTTTATTTTTTCCTTGTTATTTATTTTAATGTCATCAATGTAAGCAGCAATATTGTTTAAATTTTTTTTTATTTCTGCTTTTCGATTTATGGATGTTGTTATTTTTTGTTCATAAAAAATAAAATAGATTGCTAATATTGGAATAGATACAATTCCCCCAATGGCAATTGTTATGATTAGCTTTGTTAAATTTTTATCCGGTATTGCTTTAATTATTGGGAATAATTTCTCATATAGGTTGTTGTTTTTTAAAAAAACAGATCCTTCTACAGGGTTTTTTCTAATAATTTCAAGAGACAGCTCTGATCGATCTACTTCTTGATTTTCTTCTATCATTTTAAGCCATATTTGAATAGCTTTTTCTTCTTTGCCTTGGCTTACTAAAAGTATAGCAATAGCTTGTTTTATATTTGATTCGCCAGGGTTTAAAGTGTAAGCTTTTTTAAGATATGTTTGAGCATTGCCAAGGTTTCCAATACGAAGATAAGACATTCCTAAGACATAGTGATACAAATAGTAGTTTTTGTAGAAAAAAATTTCTTTTTCTAG
Protein-coding regions in this window:
- a CDS encoding PG0541 family transporter-associated protein produces the protein MTKFHRYRIEIISNLSLELDILECMEKIEQELGEPIYYSKIENVYGKGKKGEKHGNGVWPEENFILIIYTSNESIVNRLKDIVDDLNCSYPTEGINFFILKN
- a CDS encoding AMP-binding protein, with protein sequence MSIAKAFFEVADQQKDKIAQIYKTCNGYAHVTYGDLKNNVLKLASFLKSINVKHQDKIFICSENRAEWAVIDFAILSLGAVDIPKGSDVTLFEAEIIFNSALPSVVVLENLNLLNMFVQIKFTVKPIFIIIENLNKEDRLKYSDFEIYTYGDCISFGDNLRKDSEIIEIASKVDSNDMATIIYTSGTTGNPKGVMLSHANLLYQVSSFSLMVDTQVGQIFMCILPIWHSFQRSFSYNIFLKGMVCLFSTIVPRAMLDDIKNINPHYIAAVPRLWIAIRQNIYKEVSKKSFISRIIFHFFIKLAFLNDICYRTVMGLYPDNGFNLFCPIKKILGIFGLICLFPFKALGNILIFNKINKILGNNFVVGITGGGSMPLSVARFFNSIGIELANAYGLTETSPGVASNKHKKLIIGTCGKILPGTVAEIRDADGNKLKKPGKGILFVKGPQVMLGYYKDREATCRIIGPDGFLNTGDIAKLSKDNVVQIIGREKDTIVLNNGENVEPAPIEIKLEESILIEKAVVVGQDQKFLGALILPNFEEINKYLESVGQKIFDANNRRQIIANNIVLKAINDEIKKLINRTNGFKPFEQILKFTLLEKPFEVGKEISIKMDIKRSYILNFYKNEIKNLFT
- a CDS encoding penicillin-binding protein, with amino-acid sequence MTKKILNNKYRIKTVLIISLGITLLTIYKYFTLMVLNNSQDNIISLKSNDIVRRGTIYDRNGKPIAFSSKSYSIGTNPQKIENIVSTSETLAAILQIDSRILKEKLSSKKGFLYIKRKIKREESDLIKRIQAEGRLSNITLYPDYTRIYPFRHVTSNITGFVGTDNLGLEGIEFSLNSILGKDKTKQQFLNEELETNNIYLTIDMNIQQGVSKIAKKYFKENNPESLITLVMDSQNGEILSMVQFPQYDANFYSEYPEEIRKNLSSSLTYEPGSINKIFTVAIILESGKLNLEEKFLDNGIYQKQFPSGEKITIKTLNPPYKYIDSTEILIYSSNVGIAYITEKVSNEYFYKKLLDFGFGKKVGFPFPGETKGLLNHYSKWSGRSKATIGFGQEIGVSAVQILQAASILGNNGIMLKPRIIKKISNDKEEIIKEFDKEEIKRAISKSSAQKVLKMMREVVNKGGIPNLKIKNLDISAKSGTSQAIDRKTGKYSEEDYTSSILAIYPTEQPKYIIYIVYRYPKKIIYGTRIAAPMAKEIIEFIEYRQNTSAYKKIKMPSKIKIPKTATNYKNKAYLPNFINLSKREAIDILKYYKSTIKIKINGAGFVYKQSIPPNTKLEDIVELELYLK
- the hisS gene encoding histidine--tRNA ligase; this translates as MDVKTLKGFKDYLPKDSLIRIHIVRQIFSVLNSYNFDLIDTPVLEYSELLLKKSGDESEKQIYRFKDHGGRDVSMRFDLTVPFARFVATNISDLKFPFRRSQFGKVFRGENSQKGRYREFMQFDFDIVGEDSFRADAEILSVVYYGLEEIFLNFIEGINKKFIIHYSHLGILNSFFEKLGIKEESIFILRNIDKIDKIGIDKVKEALLLKIEKEAVDSILSLVSLQGTFKDKIQALKSILGDNESVKRVEDVYRHLSLLKIQDSFNLNLKISRGLDYYTGIVFESEIFGSNMGSVCSGGRYDNLVSSYSSSIQKVSGVGGSFGVDRIKDIIDLEKFSYIKIFVTKARSKVLIVNLDSTLQNYYYELATRFRNHDYSKVKNISCEVYFKNKNGKNIKEQIEYALNKEIRFLVFVGQEEYKENKIKVRDLTKKEELLLSFEEAINVIKCNEKLLCTPF
- a CDS encoding tetratricopeptide repeat protein; its protein translation is MKPNKIINKAIYYYNSKKYSQAIKLLEKEIFFYKNYYLYHYVLGMSYLRIGNLGNAQTYLKKAYTLNPGESNIKQAIAILLVSQGKEEKAIQIWLKMIEENQEVDRSELSLEIIRKNPVEGSVFLKNNNLYEKLFPIIKAIPDKNLTKLIITIAIGGIVSIPILAIYFIFYEQKITTSINRKAEIKKNLNNIAAYIDDIKINNKEKIKNEEGQFILILTSDEIKNSFEKIKIYLKTGKDNFARVEINKILNSNASESIKLKAKNLASFISRPDFISFNEYLNLQDIKKDPSIYANVYVKWEGVVNNVEKKDNIIQFDFYVGYNKNVLSGIIPTKTTFDIDIDFKDNVEILGQIEYKKNKLALNAITIRKIDKNVN